The sequence AAATTTAGAGATTCAAGTTTGGACTGGATGAGAGAACCCGCTGGTGATTCCCTGCCCCACTGGAATATCGAATAGTCTGTGCCATGCAACGAGGGCGAGGTACTGAGCTCAATCGAGAGGTTAATTACTGAGACTTTCTCTGGATGTAATTTGCGTCAGTATACACGCACCAAGGCCGCAGGCGACAGAACAGCTGTTCAATAGTTAAACGGTATATCGGAGAGACACTTCTCAGATCCAACAAGTTAGAATCTTTAAGTAATTTGAGTCAGGTGCCAATTACCCGAAGTCAAATGGTTGTCTAAATGAATTCAGAATTCAAGAAGGCAGCGCCGAAGTATCGGCAGTTTCTCTATAAATACCTTTTTATCCCTCACTCGAGGTCACGTGAGTGTCCTCCCCTCTACACACTTGGAGGACACACAACTGCTTTACCACACATTAACAACAGTTCATATATGGGCATCCGTTTTTGACAGTGCCCTTACTCTTATAACAGTACATATATGGGCATCCATTTATGACAGTGCCCTTACTCTATCAGCAATGAGTCTAACAGCTGTTCCCATTCAGAGGTGTCACTTGAGGCAGAGGGTGGTTTTTCCTGACACCAGTCTTGTTCAGTAGTTGGTTGGCTTGAGTCATCTTCTGGTGACGTTGCCCAATCTGGTATTTCAGTAGGCGtggtcatctctgtctctaccattGGTGGGTAAGACCGGGGAAGAGGACCAGGAGGTAGATCCATTTGGCGTTTTACTACAAGTTCTAAAATTATTTCATTCAATTGATATTAAATGAATCTATTTGGTTCAATGTCATGAAGCTAAAGCGGACATTCAACTGACATTGAACTGAACTGACATTCATTCAACTGGTGCTTCTTTTGTCTCCTGCAGGTtacacagggactgggagaagaaCCTAAGGGAACTCTACTCGGACAAACCCCATCCGGGATTCTGCAGCCCATTTTGCATGACTATGGAAGGGTTCTTTGATTGACAATCTCTCTCACACTACCATAATTCCAATGAAATAAGTAGTGCAGGATATGAGGGGGTGTAATGGATGAAAACCAGTGTGGGGATGTGGACTACTTACTACAGGATGAAGATTCACTCATAGAAGGGGTCAGCAACCCAGTCCTCATCGTGGTAGTTCTGAGTTGCTTTTTTGATTGGACTTCTATCACTGCTCTACAGAGACGATCAACTAAACATCCACCCAGAGAACCAGGAGCATGTGCGTGCTGTTCGGTAGCAGCTTCTGCCACCTCCTCTATGGTTCCTGTATAATTGCGTATTGGAGGCGTGGGACTTGGTGTGGTGCTATTAACTGTCCCATCTGTTGACAAATGGTGACATTTTTTTCTGCTCTTTCAATAACACGCCTCACTGCAGCAGGTCCAGGATGGGCAGACTGAGCCGATACGATACTCATCTTGCAGGATCTCGTTTCTGTTCTTAGAAATACTAAAACTAGCATTCCTGCAAGATTATTTTgtttaaatgtaatttaatctctgagaaattaagctaattgatttcAACCCAATTGGCCATTTTAATGTACAGGATTCATTTAATATTCAAcaaatatagtacctaacatccgaTTTGGACAAAACtttttttctaacaatgagttgggtgcaatcaattagctgcATTTCTCAGAGATCacattatatttcaacaaaataatgattCCAGAATGCCTATTTTATCTGTTTCTAAATACAGAAACTATTTCAGAACAAtcagatggtgggtgtcatggcttgcagAAATGACATGGAATGACCTGGAAGCAATATCTAAATgacatactgtcacgccctggtcttagtattttgtgttttctttattattttggtcaggccagggtgtgacatgggttaattatgtggtgtgtttttgtcttgttttttttgtaggtattaggattgtggtatagtggggttatctagaaaagtctatggttgcctgaagtggttctcaatcagaggcaggtgtttatcgttgtctctgattgggaaccatatttaggcagccatattctttgagtgtttcgtgggtgattgttcctgtctcagtgtttgttttcaccagataaggctgtttaggttttcacgttatgTTTATtgtttgtattgttcgtgtttatctttttattaaacatgaatcgaaatgaccacgctgcattttggtccgatccctgctacacctcctcttcagaggaggaggagaaagagaacctTAACACATATGTCATATCATGTTGATTGACTATCTGTATGGATTATTATTACAGCTGTGGTAATTGGGTAACTGATAAGGGAATTATATGCTTAAAGGTAATGATTcaaatattccaccctgaaaccatataattgtatgaaatttaTAAGAATCATAAATCTATAATctgatggtgtgtgtagttttagtcagaattagaacaaggacctTTTGCTCCTTTTTAGTATGTAAGCAGGGTGCAAGTGGGAAACAAATGATAAGCGGAGCTATCGACAGACAAGTTGTactactgtgttccttacaggacattctgtctccAGAGGAGAGAAACTGTTGGGCTTGCAGAAGATTATGAAACATGTTGCAGATTAAAGAAAGAATGTATCTGTTTAGTGGAAAAACACTGTCTGAGCAAGGTGTAGCTTAAGATTtgaacttgtttgtgtgtgtgtgttataaagacTGTGTTTGCATTTTTGATTTCAGAGCGCTCTCGTGAATAAACTGTACGAACATTTAgcataagctgagtctttgcctaattattattaaatacatggtcttacaaacctcggggATTGGTCAAAGCTATTGATTGTTAGTTATTATCGTTGTGATTGAAAATTCTCCTGACAGTAACACACTGTaaagattttatttttttaaagtattgtgatgattaagtaagcatttcgttggacgaTGTACACCATGTGTATCCCGAATATCCGATTAATaaaactgtaataataataataacacaggGTCATATTCAATCTCTCTTCCCCCCTTCAACCAGTGCTATTCTTGTCAGTTTCTTTTGTGTTAcgtaagcatttcgttggatgATGTATCTACCAGCTCTCAGTCTCACATCAGAAGACGCTCATCCATTTGTCACATTTTTTAATGCCTTAACACTAACTTGAAAAATGCAGAGTTaagttaagttcaggcattaactccaaattcttaaggttcagaggcagatgcttacacccacccgccatccccgtccacaacgccctagcaaaatcaaaacctacttgaaggtaacagagcTCACCTGTAGCCCCTCATGGCCGGTTTCCATGTCATCTCCCAACGTTCTCAAACATGGATGGACGTTGagtactgacttgtatcatgggtgacctggctgagtgtatacagtaggcctaccatgtgtatcccgtacatatatcacagtctatcacagtgcaatccgttttgtcaccaaagccccaaatactacccaccattgcgacctgtacgctctcgttggctggccctcgcttcatactcgtcgccaaacccactggctccatgtcatctacaagaccctgctaggtaaagtccccccttacctcagctccctggtcaccatagcatctcccacctgtagcacacgctccagcaggtatatctctctagtcacccccaaaaccaattctttctttggccgcctctccttccagttctctgctgccaatgactggaacgaactacaaaagtCTCTGAAAcgggaaacacttatctccctcactagctttaagcaccaactgtcagagcagctcacagattactgcacctgtacatagcccacctataatttagcccaaacaactacctctttccctactgtatttaatttatttatttattttgctcctttgcaccccattatttttatttctactttgcacattcttccactgcaaatctaccattccagtgttttacttgctatattgtatttactttgccaccatggcctttttttgccttccttatctcacctcatttgctcacatcgtatatagagacttgtttatactgtattattgactgtatgtttgttttactccatgtgtaactttgtgtcgttgtatgtgtcgaactgctttgctttatcttggccaggtcgcaattgtaaatgagaacttgttctcaacttgcctacctggttagataaaggtgaaataaaaaaatatattaaaaaaatatgaccagtggtgattttagcctgtaaatcttggtgggtcaaaaaaaaaaagtggaatgcatgccagcaaagacactacacaacactaaatacattaattgcactagaACGGTGAAAAACTGTGCCCCCAAACTGTTAGGACCTACaacaaactttgtcatcaaagtctggcattctctggatttatggtagGAACtcaagggggggggggaaacagccactccattgaatagcaggctgacgttagtggtttctttgcaatgcttgctgttagccactgattccttccaaacgactcattgttgaatttgcgatttccaacttgtgtaatctATGTACAATGTAATCTTTATGtacaatttctcttcattatttctcttcatatgacaaggaatAAAAagtatttgccagtagattgtcgacttgatgaCAACTGATGATGACTGCTGgctaagactttgaaagtaagatgatcagtccaatcaaatctGCTGTAGATAGAATGATATCAAATCATgttatagctgtggtcaatgacCTTGAGCATtcatggatgggcacttctaatataactctatggcagaaCTCAAGGGGCAACATTTTTAGAGCTCTAACCTTAGTACGTCATCCCCATTTCTGTTTCGTGAGtgacagaaaactgagccaaTCAGGTGCAGTGCTCTGTATTGTCTGCTGGCTAGCTCCACCACAGAAAGctctgagctaggctgaaacaccattttggagctgccttactcaagaaagcaaaaaggaGACCATGTTAGTATGAGGCTTTAATTAACTCAATTAGATTTTTTTAGTTTGAAAACTGATATGACACATATTAATACCAAAataacatacatatatatattttttacctaaAAGTGTGGTGCTCAAAACAGGTGTggctctgccctgaatgacgggttgccactgcatatgactaataaaacttgattAAGTATAACACAGGGTCATATTCAATCTCTCTTCCCCCCTTCAACCAGTGTTATTATGGTTGGAGTAAAGATTACAGGAGCTGATGGTAACAAATAATATAATGTAACATTTGTTCACGGAAAATCAACTATATATAAAATGCATCCAGTAGCTGGCAATTCTCATACTCTAGTCTGTTTACAAACCCCCAAAATAAGGACAACAGAAAAAACTTTTGGTGTTTCAGAACacgtgattttttaaattttcaaCAATACACAGACATTACAGTAGACCATTCAATTACAGGTTATATTATAATAACTTTCCCCAACAAGAGCAAAAAATGACATGGTTTGATTAATCTCACCCGGGCGCCTGTGCATGCATGTTTTGAATCGGCTGAAAGTTGATTGCATTCGATTAGGAACCGGGCTGCCTCACGGAGTGACCTAATTAAGCtaacatttttacatttagaATGAAAGTGTTTTTAGGTatgatgtacactgaacaaaaatataaacacaacatgtaaagtgtcggtcccatgtttcatgagctgaaataaatgatcccagaaatgttccatatgcacacaaagcttatttctctcacattttgtacagaaatgtgtttacatccctgttagtgagcattttagcCTTTGTCAagatgatccatccacctgacagatgtgacatatcaacaagctgattaaacagcatgatcattacacaagtgcaccttgtgcaggggacaataaaaggccactaaaatgtgcagctttgtcacaacacaatgccacagatgtctcaagttgagggagtgtgcaattcatgatggctgcaggaatgtccaccagagccgtTGCCAGAGAAtccaatgttaatttctctacaatgTCATTCGAACTGGTGAACTGTTACatcaaaatcattgaaattgttgcatgttgcgtttatatatttgttcagtatagtttgttGATTAAGAGGACATAAGTATGTTAAAAATTACCAACCAAGCATATCCAAAATGTTTATTGTTAATGAAATTATTGTAAAAATAATACAGGATATGAGTAAAGTAAGCAATTTATCATAGGAGTAATGGGGTACCCTACAGCTGAACTCTAATCAGGGGCGTGGTCACGTTAAACCCTGCCTCgctgtgtgtatttttgtgaatGCGGAATTTTTCTGCTGTAGCGCCAATGAGAATGAGAAGAAAATATGGGCAAAGACGACGAGGTGTCAATGGGAAGAAAGAAGGGGCTTTGCAAGGGAACGTACCCTTGCCGCATTCAGACCATATTTAAGCAATACGGTGCGAGGAGGTgcggtatatggccaataaacgACGGCTAAcggctgttcttacgcacaacgcaacgcggagtgcctggatacagcccttagctgtattggccatatgccacacaccccgaggtgccttattgctattataagagggttaccaacgtaattagagcagtaaaaataaatgataTCCGTGGTATATCACGGCTTTCAgttaatcagcattcagggctcgaactacccagtttataatgcgaATTAGAGCCCTGAATGTTTAATGTAATAAGCAATAACGTAATACAAATTACAGCGCGCATATCTTTAAATATAATACCCGTTTTCATTTAGCCACACCTTTTGAGCTATGACGCACACCAATAAGATCAGTTCTCTTCAGTGTAAACGGAAGTGAACATTGACCAAGAACCACTTTAGCGTTTTTAATTGTTGTTATTTAGACGTTTATTGACATACTGAACCAAAACAATTACTCATAACAGCATCACATACTTACCCCAGGTAGCGTTTAATTTGCGTTGGAGACTGGACTTTGTTAATCGATGTTATCTAGGTAAAGCTagctaacaatggctaactgtatggtttttcacactcaaatagcctccatcatggaggtactagcgaatgcagccgtggcagagatctgtaaactcgtagacgacgactatgcagtgtttcgtttggaaatgtctcaaagccagaaagaaaacaggggaTTGCGGAGGAAGCTACAGCTATTCGAACTGAAGGTGGCACGGGAGCGCGTCCTTGccagtcgtcccagtagtgtcaagatcctcgaccgatACAAAGGAATCGCAAGAGGTACATTTTGCAGAAGGCCGAGGGTGCGTGACATGTGGTCCTGTTCGCCTCTGCGCATGTGTGACTTTAGATGTTTAACCACATTATGGTTAACCTGAATTGGGTCTTGGTCGGTTTTTGATACCTTGCTAAACTTATTCCCCTGATTACTTAGCTTGCACAAAGACACAATATCATAATTTATAaccatattttttatttactgcATTTCCTATTATTTACTCAATTAAAACAATGTGACACATGGAACATAATCAAGCAATCTATAAATATTATATCAAGAAGTTATGGGAAGGTTTAGCTTACATCCTTGCCAATTCTAGACAGTGGCAAAATTGTATTGGTGAACAATATAGTGTTGAGCATTGACAGTAGCTAACCTAACCACCTCTTTTCTCCCAATCactctctcaggtgaaggacatctcactggaggccacaggagcTTCGTGAAACCAGCGGgacacaatacatggagagatgaccaaccaatAACTATTGATGAGGGaagtggaacctcaacccagcgCGTTATCGTGATAGAGGTTTGTGTAATAGTGTTGCATAAAAAAACTAGTCACTTTGTAAATAAAATCTGGCCTGTTTATTTCAGAAAGGCTCCCCTCAGCTATTCACTTGCTTACATGTAAATCCTAATTTGTTTGCCATATTGGAGCTTGTCGCGACTTCACTACGACATTGTTATCCAATTCTACTAATTTCTATTCATTCTACTCCAGTAATAACCTCTCTTCTTGTGCCAGTCTGCAGAAGCTGCAGGTCCAGGAGGATTGTCTCTGGTGAAACAAGAGAGGACTGAAGAAGAGGACCCACAACACAGCAGAAGCACCCCTACTGGTGTAACGTCTGGAGTGGCGTCCCCTGTAGCCACGGAAGACCTATCCACCGCTGCTGCGACCCAGCCCAGGACACGATGCagcatcacggaggtcagtggaacgcTGAACGCCGTACTCAAGTCAGACACAGATACTTCAACTGTAACACAAAGGCTTTTACAAGACGGATCATCTGACCACAGGTCAGATGCAGAGGGACTGGGGCCGGGGAGACTGGGCTGTACTGCTGCTACCGGCTCAGAGTATTTACTTTACGGTAATCGAAGCCCAAGGATGGTTCATTCCCATCGGGACTCCGGTGACGCATTAGAGACTGGCAATGATCCGTCTTGTTCTTACACTACAGAGATGGACCCTGGCAACATGCCCTTGGGTTTAGAGGCACAGACTACTCTgtctagaggggactggaaccagtacagtagtagtgtatactctgaagggtgcctagataagaaaggggaggtTAAAGTGGTAGATGATGGGACTGTGAAAGTGGAGGCAGACGCTCCTCCCACATGGAATGCAGATAGTCACCTAGGAGACAGACAATCACAGGGCAGAGATTTTTTAGATTACAGCGAAAACTTAGAGACAAATCCAAATGTCACAACCAACTCCCCTTTACACACGCTCAGAGATCGCGACCCAGCGTCCATGTCATTGGGGCCTTCTGATTCATATGGCCATGTCCTTTTCgatcaggtattgaactcaaacGACAGGGCTAGAGGTCAGGTTCAGGAAGGGGGAGCCACATCTGGCAGTGGTAAAGAGAAACGATTCttctgcatgttctgtaacaaaggcttcagctgcccccagaaggtggagatccaccagagggtccacacaggggtgaaacccttcagctgtacccagtgtcacatgcgcttcgcccaggctggtgacctgaagaggcaccatagggtccacacaggggtaaAACctttcagctgtacccagtgtcacatgcgtTTTGCCCAGGCTggtgacctgaagaggcaccagagggtccacacaggggagaaaccattcGGCTGTCACCTGTGCCGTGCTAGTTTCTCACACTCATCcagcctgaagaggcaccagagggtccacacaggggagaagcatACAGCTGCCCCCAGGTcgagaagaggttctcccaccagcaccagctgaagatgcacctgaaggtccacacgggaGAGAGGCCATTCGCCTGTACGCACTGGAGGAATAGGTTCTCAGAGAGCCCATTCAATGCGTGGGTGgtttgaataaaaaaatatcaaacaTTTGGGGGGGCATTTGAAATCACTAAAACCAAATGGGAACTGTGTAGGAATGATAATGGAGCTAAATTGATGGTCTCCTCACTCATGTCCAGCTTGCTAACAGGCATCGAAATGAAATCTAGAC is a genomic window of Oncorhynchus tshawytscha isolate Ot180627B linkage group LG11, Otsh_v2.0, whole genome shotgun sequence containing:
- the LOC112232195 gene encoding myoneurin-like; the encoded protein is MANCMVFHTQIASIMEVLANAAVAEICKLVDDDYAVFRLEMSQSQKENRGLRRKLQLFELKVARERVLASRPSSVKILDRYKGIARGEGHLTGGHRSFVKPAGHNTWRDDQPITIDEGSGTSTQRVIVIESAEAAGPGGLSLVKQERTEEEDPQHSRSTPTGVTSGVASPVATEDLSTAAATQPRTRCSITEVSGTLNAVLKSDTDTSTVTQRLLQDGSSDHRSDAEGLGPGRLGCTAATGSEYLLYGNRSPRMVHSHRDSGDALETGNDPSCSYTTEMDPGNMPLGLEAQTTLSRGDWNQYSSSVYSEGCLDKKGEVKVVDDGTVKVEADAPPTWNADSHLGDRQSQGRDFLDYSENLETNPNVTTNSPLHTLRDRDPASMSLGPSDSYGHVLFDQVLNSNDRARGQVQEGGATSGSGKEKRFFCMFCNKGFSCPQKVEIHQRVHTGVKPFSCTQCHMRFAQAGDLKRHHRVHTGVKPFSCTQCHMRFAQAGDLKRHQRVHTGEKPFGCHLCRASFSHSSSLKRHQRVHTGEKHTAAPRSRRGSPTSTS